The Penaeus monodon isolate SGIC_2016 chromosome 24, NSTDA_Pmon_1, whole genome shotgun sequence DNA segment TATAAAGCAATATGCCTACCACAAGCTTTAGTTCAAAAGTGGATGCAAACACCTAGACTAATGCTATTCATGATACAGAAAAAAACGCTATATTCTGTTGACTTACGATGACTTACCTTAATGCCGTTCGACAGACATATTCCTGAGAAGATAAGGCTTATCTCGTTTTGATTAACCAGAGTTGTCAGAAATCAGAGTAAGTTAACGAATCATGAACTTTTTAATACCTTTTCAGTGGCAtcagaaacacgcacacgcaaacagagGCTCCCCATTATAACATAATCGTAGTCTTACCTTTAGAAAGATTCAGAATGACAGTAAAGGGTCTCGAGTGACAACGTCTTCTTCACGGAACCAAGAAATACCGAGTGACTGCAGCCTCCTTAGGCAGTAcacgtagtagtagtatcttttgTGATAACTGTATCTTTAGgccgcgaaaaaaaaaatgttcaatcaAAACTGGTAATCATTTTCCTTTCGTTGTGTTCAGGTCAGAGAACATTTGTTAACAAATTAATCATTTTTTCTGAAAAGTCATgcataaatatttcatattctcctttaataatggtaaatgataggaagaaataaatgtgctagaaaatcatattctcctttattttttttttctacattttgttAAGCATAACTATAATCgccattttttatgaatataaattaattatgcaGCTGCATTTGAACCATTTGATTCATGTTCGAATGGTTGTAAAGATAAATCAGCCCTTAAATTTTAAACTAACAGTATTTATTAGAATACTATctcaaaacatatatttacattattaattaaNNNNNNNNNNNNNNNNNNNNNNNNNNNNNNNNNNNNNNNNNNNNNNNNNNNNNNNNNNNNNNNNNNNNNNNNNNNNNNNNNNNNNNNNNNNNNNNNNNNNNNNNNNNNNNNNNNNNNNNNNNNNNNNNNNNNNNNNNNNNNNNNNNNNNNNNNNNNNNNNNNNNNNNNNNNNNNNNNNNNNNNNNNNNNNNNNNNNNNNNNNNNNNNNNNNNNNNNNNNNNNNNNNNNNNNNNNNNNNNNNNNNNNNNNNNNNNNNNNNNNNNNNNNNNNNNNNAACACAAACTCAACACTCCTATTGGCAGGGAAAGGAGTCCGACGCTCGTGTGACCACCGTAGTTAGCTCATCTTGGGGCGCTTCAGGCACTGGTCCCAGTCCGGCCAGAGTCTCTCCTTCACCCGTAACACGTATTCTTTCAGGTTCGGGTATTTCACTTGTGAATAAGGATAAAATCacgttatgtatataatacataatttttttttcaaatatacttAGCAGTTGCATAACCAAAAAACGAACTAACATGCAATCATGACACACGATTCTTGTTTTGCAAAAAGATTGATATAGTACATTATACTGCACACGTTCAAAACATTACCTTTGACCATAGTCTCGTACGGGGAGCCTGAGTAGTTCCACATGATCTGCGCCAGAGACCCGAACAGAGCGCAGTCAACCTCGCACAGATCGCTGCCCATCAGGAAGGGCTTGTCACCTGAACCACAGTTAGTATTTAATACTTACTAGTTTCTGTATGGCACCATAGCATTATCTCTAATTATCTATAGGCTATGTTTGTGTATGCTCTAGACTCTAGCGatgaaataatttattaaataggcAGTGAATCAANNNNNNNNNNNNNNNNNNNNNNNNNNNNNNNNNNNNNNNNNNNNNNNNNNNNNNNNNNNNNNNNNNNNNNNNNNNNNNNNNNNNNNNNNNNNNNNNNNNNNNNNNNNNNNNNNNNNNNNNNNNNNNNNNNNNNNNNNNNNNNNNNNNNNNNNNNNNNNNNNNNNNNNNNNNNNNNNNNNNNNNNNNNNNNNNNNNNNNNNNNNNNNNNNNNNNNNNNNNNNNNNNNNNNNNNNNNNNNNNNNNNNNNNNNNNNNNNNNNNNNNNctaaaaagaaataaatgaattgatCGAAAAAAATCTCACCAAGATAAAAGGAGATGGCGGCCAAGTCCCTCTCGATAATGTCGTGGACTTCCTCCGCGCTGTGCCTCCCGATGCCTTGTAAGTATAAGGACTTGGAGATCTGTCGACGCTTCAGAGGCATCAGCAAACGCACTATAAAGGGGACGCGATCCATTTCCTGAAGCATCAAACGCCCTTTGTTCTCCACCCAGCGCCACAAGCGGAATCCCCTACCGGCAACAgcatttcctgttttgttttaaatctttAGGAATGTTTAAATATCTTTTGCATAGATGTTTGAAATTTTGAACGTAATTTGTATTAAGATAATTATGACTCCATGAATTTGGTTATATCTTGGTTGAAACTTTATTCCTTTCAATTTGAGACCTACATTACAGNNNNNNNNNNNNNNNNNNNNNNNNNNNNNNNNNaaaaaaaaaatctgcacttTTCCGTTAAAACTAACCATACTGAAGTACATTCTAATCACCATCTttaccaacacccccccccccaaaaaaaaaaggaaaaaaaaaggaaatgcaataaCCTCACCATGCAAGGTGTTCCGTCACCATCATGTTAAACGCACGAGCTGCTCCCTTCTGCTCCTTCGTCAGGCTGGCCGTGAAGTCTTTCCCAAAGTGCCGTCCTAACATCTGGATGATCAGCTGCGAGTCTCCCATTTCCTGGCCGTTGAGCGTGATCCAGGGGGACTGGCCTTTCGGGCCGAAAGGTTCTTCGTAGTCCATCTATGAAATACGAACACGAATGGTGAAAGTGCGAATATAATTTTTTGCTGATGTCCTGGATGAAATACATTATATCCAGATTGTCTTAAACATATTGTCGGCATTAGCATCAAAACATTTGCTGTTATCGTTAGCATCTATAGCTCCCATATAATACCTGGTAAGGAATTTTGGCGAGTCGCAGGTAGGTCTCCAGCGTAAGGACAAAAGGCGATAGATTTGGGGTGCGGCGCCCTTTGCCGAGACCGTGGACAACCACTACGTCTTTTTCGACGGCCGCCCATCTCTTcctacaatatatacaaaatataataacaaaaatatcatgaTTGCGCTTCCTATTAATGTTAGCAATTCTCTTATTTTCGCAGTATACATCATTTATTTATACCATTTCGTTCATAGGTAAAGAGAGAACACTAAATATCGAAATCCAACCGCTTTTTCCTATCATGGTATATGAAACATCCTTCTAATTTTCAAAACTAACAGAAATTCCTCATGCAGCCATCTAACCTCCTGTTCTTCCTCGCGACGTAACGCTTAACGGAGACAGCACCAAATGCCAACAGCACCACAGCCGCCGTTGTGACTCGCCCGTTCTGCCACCACCAGCAACAGCCCTCGACCACCGACCCCAACATCGTGCTGCCGAAAGGAACCACTTCGCTGTCTTCCACCTGGCGGTGATTCGGGATTCTCTGCTCTTATTAGCTTTCCCTCCTCGTTCCANNNNNNNNNNNNNNNNNNNNNNNNNNNNNNNNNNNNNNNNNNNNNNNNNNNNNNNNNNNNNNNNNNNNNNNNNNNNNNNNNNNNNNNNNNNNNNNNNNNNNNNNNNNNNNNNNNNNNNNNNNNNNNNNNNNNNNNNNNNNNNNNNNNNNNNNNNNNNNNNNNNNNNNNNNNNNNNNNNNNNNNNNNNNNNNNNNNNNNNNNNNNNNNNNNNNNNNNNNNNNNNNNNNNNNNNNNNNNNNNNNNNNNNNNNNNNNNNNNNNNNNNNNNNNNNNNNNNNNNNNNNNNNNNNNNNNNNNNNNNNNNNNNNNNNNNNNNNNNNNNNNNNNNNNNNNNNNNNNNNNNNNNNNNNNNNNNNNNNNNNNNNNNNNNNNNNNNNNNNNNNNNNNNNNNNNNNNNNNNNNNNNNNNNNNNNNNNNNNNNNNNNNNNNNNNNNNNNNNNNNNNNNNNNNNNNNNNNNNNNNNNNNNNNNNNNNNNNNNNNNNNNNNNNNNNNNNNNNNNNNNNNNNNNNNNNNNNNNNNNNNNNNNNNNNNNNNNNNNNNNNNNNNNNNNNNNNNNNNNNNNNNNNNNNNNNNNNNNNNNNNNNNNNNNNNNNNNNNNNNNNNNNNNNNNNNNNNNNNNNNNNNNNNNNNNNNNNNNNNNNNNNNNNNNNNNNNNNNNNNNNNNNNNNNNNNNNNNNNNNNNNNNNNNNNNNNNNNNNNNNNNNNNNNNNNNNNNNNNNNNNNNNNNNNNNNNNNNNNNNNNNNNNNNNNNNNNNNNNNNNNNNNNNNNNNNNNNNNNNNNNNNNNNNNNNNNNNNNNNNNNNNNNNNNNNNNNNNNNNNNNNNNNNNNNNNNNNNNNNNNNNNNNNNNNNNNNNNNNNNNNNNNNNNNNNNNNNNNNNNNNNNNNNNNNNNNNNNNNNNNNNNNNNNNNNNNNNNNNNNNNNNNNNNNNNNNNNNNNNNNNNNNNNNNNNNNNNNNNNNNNNNNNNNNNNNNNNNNNNNNNNNNNNNNNNNNNNNNNNNNNNNNNNNNNNNNNNNNNNNNNNNNNNNNNNNNNNNNNNNNNNNNNNNNNNNNNNNNNNNNNNNNNNNNNNNNNNNNNNNNNNNNNNNNNNNNNNNNNNNNNNNNNNNNNNNNNNNNNNNNNNNNNNNNNNNNNNNNNNNNNNNNNNNNNNNNNNNNNNNNNNNNNNNNNNNNNNNNNNNNNNNNNNNNNNNNNNNNNNNNNNNNNNNNNNNNNNNNNNNNNNNNNNNNNNNNNNNNNNNNNNNNNNNNNNNNNNNNNNNNNNNNNNNNNNNNNNNNNNNNNNNNNNNNNNNNNNNNNNNNNNNNNNNNNNNNNNNNNNNNNNNNNNNNNNNNNNNNNNNNNNNNNNNNNNNNNNNNNNNNNNNNNNNNNNNNNNNNNNNNNNNNNNNNNNNNNNNNNNNNNNNNNNNNNNNNNNNNNNNNNNNNNNNNNNNNNNNNNNNNNNNNNNNNNNNNNNNNNNNNNNNNNNNNNNNNNNNNNNNNNNNNNNNNNNNNNNNNNNNNNNNNNNNNNNNNNNNNNNNNNNNNNNNNNNNNNNNNNNNNNNNNNNNNNNNNNNNNNNNNNNNNNNNNNNNNGNNNNNNNNNNNNNNNNNNNNNNNNNNNNNNNNNNNNNNNNNNNNNNNNNNNNNNNNNNNNNNNNNNNNNNNNNNNNNNNNNNNNNNNNNNNNNNNNNNNNNNNNNNNNNNNNNACTNNNNNNNNNNNNNNNNNNNNNNNNNNNNNNNNNNNNNNNNNNNNNNNNNNNNNNNNNNNNNNNNNNNNNNNNNNNNNNNNNNNNNGCCTACTCCCACAATCAGTCAGGGCCACCTTCAAACTTTACAGGATATTTAAGACAGTTAAAATTAATTTAACTAAAATATATCTGACACGTTAGGGGAATCTCAAATCAAAAGGACCTGTAGACATGTTAAAAGCTATTGTCACTGTTTTCACCTTAACACATACATTTTTGCTGTTATCTTCAATCtatgaaaataacagcaaaattaaCCAATTAACCTTATACTTTCATATCCTACTCCCTTTTTACGCAGCTCATACCCTAACAGGGTGCTGTAATGTGATGACTCAGGCTGACAGGCTTTAACCTTGAAAATACATAAACTTCAACGGTACCATCATATAGTTATATTTCACTGCTAGCGCAATACCACCTTGCACCacacggatttttttttgtctcaaatGACAAGTGACATATAAGAAAATATGTACCACCATTCTATAGACTTGCCTAAAACCCGTGCGAGAGTCGACGTTGGCAAGCCTGGAAGTCTCCAATCTCCCACACGCTCATGGAGAACAGAGTCCTCTATCGGCGCCGTTGCACACTGCGCACTGCTATCTTTCGCTGCCAGTGGCGtacatttttcattatgatgTATTTCACTGCCATCTTCATGTATTTTTCTCAATTATAAATTCGAAAGGCGGACAAAGGACATGCAAAGACAAGAAAACGTgaatttaataacattattacgaTGTTCGACGTGGAAACAGAGACGTGAATTATTGTCGTAAGGATTatgttttgcatttatttttattattaatatatacactatcaAAACGCTCAGTGATATGTTCTTTATCGGTAGCATTTGTCCTAGTGATGCCAGTGTTGTCACAAGCACTGATGTCGGTATTATAGGCTTTATCTGCAGCATTCTTATCTGCACAGTTTTTGTGATTCTNNNNNNNNNNNNNNNNNNNNNNNNNNNNNTCTGCCGTATTTCAAGAAATTTTCAAGTTTAAGCTTCGCCCACACAGGCTTGCCAGTTTGTTCATTTAGCGCATCAACACGCAGATTTGATAACGAAACGCatgtgaaaattttataaattatacagaAAAATATTGTTCATCATTAGGCTCAAAAGAGTCAGTAAAACGTAACACAATTTGACATCATACGCAGCAATGATAAATGGGTGATAAATAAATTTCTTTACGTGACTAATATTTACCATTAATCTTGTAGgagactgttttttttattatttctaatttttaaaaattgagaataataaatataccacatgTGTTTTTGAGATTtacgaaaagacagacagatgaataaacacTCGAAGTACAAAGTCACAGGGCAAAACATTCGAATTTGTGTACATTTTGATAGACAAGTGATCCTTCGAATAAAACTCCACAATTACTAAGATATTACAATTTCCTNNNNNNNNNNNNNNNNNNNNNNNNNNNNNNNNNNNNNNNNNNNNNNNNNNNNNNNNNNNNNNNNNNNNNNNNNNNNNNNNNNNNNNNNNNNNNNNNNNNNNNNNNNNNNcaaatagtttttttttctgtaatcagtTTGTATCTTCAAACTCATCAGGTATCAAGAGATTCCTACCAATATCTATTAACGAAATATAACAGTTACAGTCGACGTAATTAATGAATCTGCACAAAATTAATTAACTATAATGTATNNNNNNNNNNNNNNNNNNNNNNNNNNNNNNNNNNNNNNNNNNNNNNNNNNNNNNNNNNNNNNNNNNNNNNNNNNNNNNNNNNTATAATGGTCAACATCATAACtatgtcaataataaaaaataatgatatagcatGTTAGGAATGTGGAAGTCAGTCAAGTAACTTATGCAAGTGCTataaaattgttgtttttataattctaGTATGTGATGTGGCCTTTTAAAACtcagttatcataataatcatattatttatttcttNNNNNNNNNNNNNNNNNNNNNNNNNNNNNNNNNNNNNNNNNNNNNNNNNNNNNNNNNNNNNNNNNNNNNNNNNNNNNNNNNNNNNNNNNNNNNNNNNNNNNNNNNNNNNNNNNNNNNNNNNNNNNNNNNNNNNNNNNNNNNNNNNTCTGCCTGTACAGGTACACAATCCCAGGGAGTACGGGAAGCTGTGTGTGTGAGACGGCTGGTTTTCTTCAAGCGGATACGACACTTTTTGACTTGACTNNNNNNNNNNNNNNNNNNNNNNNNNNNNNNNNNNNNNNNNNNNNNNNNNNNNNNNNNNNNNNNNNNNNNNNNNNNNNNNATTAtgctaaaattaaaattatgcatacatgcattattattatctctaatcTTTATTATCGCTAATCTCTTGTTTTGCCATTGCATGTGCAgtggttattataattgttatccgTATTGTCATTCTGTCTTTGTTGTNNNNNNNNNNNNNNNNNNNNNNNNNNNNNNNNNNNNNNNNNNNNNNNNNNNNNNNNNNNNNNNNNNNNNNNNNNNNNNNNNNNNNNNNNNNNNNNNNNNNNNNNNNGGCATANNNNNNNNNNNNNNNNNNNNNNNNNNNNNNNNNNNNNNNNNNNNNNNNNNNNNNNNNNNNNNNNNNNNNNNNNNNNNNNNNNNNNNNNNNNNNNNNNNNNNNNNNNNNNNNTTAGATATCCTTTCAGATAGATATTTTTCTGACTTTCATCGTTACCATCAATATTTGCTTCATTGCTATATCCCAAATACCTTACCCCGCCCGTGTTGGATATTAATCCCAATAATGTCGCNNNNNNNNNNNNNNNNNNNNNNNNNNNNNNNNNNNNNNNNNNNNNNNNNNNNNNNNNNNNNNNNNNNNNNNNNNNNNNNNNNNNNNNNNNNNNNNNNNNNNNNNNNNNNNNNNNNNNNNNNNNNNNNNNNNNNNNNNNNNNNNNNNNNNNNNNNNNNNNNNNNNNNNNNNNNNCTCTTGTTGTAAATGCTAAATTGTTTAAGCATTAATATATAGATTCCATATTTTGTGCGTGTTTTCCCAAAATTGTTCAATATTCGTACTAATGTCAGTGTAAACTGTAGACGTTACGCCAGCGCACTAAGTGATTCACTAACCTCCCCTTAACTCACTCGCACTTGGTGTGAAGTCCAGAACAAAGCTGTAACCACTACTCGCTATGTTCATGGGTCAGAACACTTCGGGCCCTATCCAGCCTCCCCTAGACGTGGCATCGAATACAAACGAGCTCCTCTTTGTTCTTCCTGGCACCGCTTTCGACTCTGCCGTGTTAGTCTTGACCTTGAGTAACAAAATCCTCTTGTCTCTTGTGCTCATTTAGCAACTTCCGGTTTATACCCAAGTAGTAGGCGCCTAAATCCTCCTATAAGGACCATAGGGCGAAATTACACCGGCTGTTGCTCAATGATGCATGTCTGACCACCACAAGTCTGTGGTGTGATGTACAACACCCTAAATTTGTTTCATANNNNNNNNNNNNNNNNNNNNNNNNNNNNNNNNNNNNNNNNNNN contains these protein-coding regions:
- the LOC119588591 gene encoding failed axon connections homolog isoform X1 encodes the protein MVVEDSEVVPFGSTMLGSVVEGCCWWWQNGRVTTAAVVLLAFGAVSVKRYVARKNRRKRWAAVEKDVVVVHGLGKGRRTPNLSPFVLTLETYLRLAKIPYQMDYEEPFGPKGQSPWITLNGQEMGDSQLIIQMLGRHFGKDFTASLTKEQKGAARAFNMMVTEHLAWGFRLWRWVENKGRLMLQEMDRVPFIVRLLMPLKRRQISKSLYLQGIGRHSAEEVHDIIERDLAAISFYLGDKPFLMGSDLCEVDCALFGSLAQIMWNYSGSPYETMVKVKYPNLKEYVLRVKERLWPDWDQCLKRPKMS
- the LOC119588591 gene encoding failed axon connections homolog isoform X2; translated protein: MLGSVVEGCCWWWQNGRVTTAAVVLLAFGAVSVKRYVARKNRRKRWAAVEKDVVVVHGLGKGRRTPNLSPFVLTLETYLRLAKIPYQMDYEEPFGPKGQSPWITLNGQEMGDSQLIIQMLGRHFGKDFTASLTKEQKGAARAFNMMVTEHLAWGFRLWRWVENKGRLMLQEMDRVPFIVRLLMPLKRRQISKSLYLQGIGRHSAEEVHDIIERDLAAISFYLGDKPFLMGSDLCEVDCALFGSLAQIMWNYSGSPYETMVKVKYPNLKEYVLRVKERLWPDWDQCLKRPKMS